A genomic region of Acidobacteriota bacterium contains the following coding sequences:
- a CDS encoding helix-hairpin-helix domain-containing protein, with the protein MAGCSTRVEYSSANAVGPSLNAININTASVEDLEKLPHIGRKTAEAIVEFRAVNGPFRRVEHLMQIRGVSEERFGALRPHIKIE; encoded by the coding sequence CTGGCGGGGTGTTCGACGCGGGTTGAATATTCTTCTGCGAATGCAGTTGGACCGTCGCTGAACGCAATAAACATAAACACCGCATCGGTCGAAGATCTCGAAAAATTGCCGCACATTGGGCGGAAGACGGCGGAGGCGATCGTGGAGTTTCGTGCTGTCAACGGACCGTTTCGGCGGGTCGAGCATCTGATGCAGATCCGCGGTGTTAGCGAAGAGCGGTTTGGGGCCTTGCGTCCGCACATAAAAATCGAATAG
- the lnt gene encoding apolipoprotein N-acyltransferase, translating to MIWLRSRKLAVQRITDKEKLITSEQPTTNNERPTLVILPESPMNFMYEDDREFQKFINDFARRNNVSVLFNSAEPDATNGKYFNSAVMVGPEGREVSQYDKIFLLPFGEAVPSFLEGIVPGFVGNFSYGREYDILPVGDAKAGVMICFESHFGALSRRYVQDGADVLIEMTNDGYLGPTPVLRQHLANAVFRAVETNRPVLRVTNVGITAYINERGQVLDPLPSYTEGTRVWSVAKSDGGQTFYVRYGDWFAWLSTILTLGMLGFSFRRRGDSAISA from the coding sequence TTGATCTGGCTCAGATCGAGAAAGCTTGCGGTACAGCGGATAACTGATAAGGAAAAACTGATAACGTCAGAGCAGCCAACAACGAACAACGAACGACCGACGCTCGTCATTCTGCCCGAATCGCCGATGAATTTCATGTATGAGGACGACCGGGAGTTTCAGAAGTTTATAAACGATTTTGCACGGCGGAATAATGTGAGTGTGTTGTTCAATTCGGCTGAGCCGGACGCGACGAATGGGAAGTATTTTAATTCGGCGGTGATGGTGGGGCCCGAGGGCAGAGAGGTGTCGCAGTATGATAAAATCTTCCTTCTGCCCTTTGGCGAGGCGGTGCCTTCGTTTTTAGAGGGAATCGTACCGGGTTTTGTCGGTAATTTTTCGTACGGACGCGAATACGATATTTTGCCGGTTGGTGACGCCAAGGCGGGCGTGATGATCTGCTTTGAATCGCATTTCGGAGCACTCTCGCGGCGTTATGTTCAGGACGGAGCCGATGTCCTGATTGAAATGACCAACGACGGCTACCTTGGCCCGACGCCGGTCCTGCGGCAGCATCTCGCAAACGCCGTATTCCGCGCCGTCGAGACAAACCGTCCGGTCCTCCGCGTCACCAACGTCGGCATCACCGCCTACATCAACGAACGCGGCCAGGTCCTCGATCCGCTGCCTTCATATACGGAAGGCACACGCGTTTGGTCGGTCGCCAAATCCGACGGCGGACAGACATTCTACGTACGATACGGTGATTGGTTTGCGTGGTTGAGTACGATTTTGACGTTGGGAATGTTGGGATTTAGCTTTCGGCGTCGCGGCGACTCTGCGATCTCGGCGTAA
- a CDS encoding nuclear transport factor 2 family protein — MKKITTLVLTAAASVVFAACGAPANNAPANNTNTNTAKPTAAAPTAEVLFAMDKQANEAWIKGDKAYFENFLSEKFVSFERGGRMSRPELLAMIGSFKCDVKTWNLEDPQMAMIDADTYVMSYKGTFDGSCTGPDGKAEKLPSPVRSASIYVRDGDKWKGAFHSETMIIDPKAPPAAPAKPEPKKEEPKKDEKPAAPAAASPATPAATSAPAKPTPGPNTDALVKAHTAGWEAFKAKDAKKFDEMLTANASIVDPLGNWISGKANVIKHWTETMKCEGITKVSVTEGFATAISPTVEILTLKGSADGTCDGQKNGALYQSAVYVKEGETWKLAFMFESPAM, encoded by the coding sequence ATGAAAAAGATCACGACCTTAGTTTTGACCGCGGCCGCCTCGGTGGTCTTCGCCGCTTGCGGTGCACCTGCCAACAATGCTCCCGCAAATAATACCAATACGAACACTGCCAAACCGACCGCTGCTGCTCCGACGGCCGAGGTGCTTTTTGCGATGGACAAGCAGGCCAATGAGGCTTGGATAAAGGGCGATAAGGCGTATTTTGAAAACTTTCTTTCGGAGAAGTTCGTCTCGTTCGAACGCGGTGGACGAATGAGCAGACCGGAATTGCTCGCGATGATCGGTTCATTCAAGTGCGACGTAAAGACCTGGAATCTCGAAGATCCGCAGATGGCAATGATCGACGCCGACACCTATGTTATGAGCTACAAAGGCACATTTGATGGAAGCTGTACCGGACCGGACGGCAAGGCAGAAAAGCTGCCGAGCCCTGTTCGCTCTGCCAGCATTTACGTCCGCGATGGCGACAAATGGAAAGGAGCTTTCCACAGCGAGACCATGATCATCGATCCTAAAGCTCCGCCTGCGGCACCGGCAAAACCGGAGCCGAAAAAAGAGGAACCAAAGAAAGACGAAAAGCCGGCCGCACCTGCTGCGGCTTCGCCCGCTACTCCGGCTGCAACATCGGCACCTGCAAAGCCGACGCCCGGCCCGAATACCGACGCACTCGTCAAGGCACACACTGCCGGATGGGAAGCTTTCAAGGCCAAGGACGCAAAGAAATTTGATGAGATGCTAACCGCAAATGCATCGATCGTCGATCCGCTCGGCAATTGGATTTCCGGTAAAGCGAACGTCATCAAGCATTGGACCGAGACGATGAAATGCGAGGGCATCACCAAGGTTAGCGTAACCGAGGGCTTTGCTACGGCGATCTCACCGACCGTCGAGATCCTTACGCTCAAAGGCTCAGCTGACGGCACCTGCGACGGCCAAAAGAACGGAGCTCTCTATCAATCCGCTGTTTATGTAAAAGAAGGCGAGACATGGAAACTGGCATTCATGTTCGAATCACCGGCAATGTAG
- a CDS encoding DNA translocase FtsK 4TM domain-containing protein, with amino-acid sequence MKVCPTCKETYQDDDINFCLADGTTLLKKRGKKEPKHSHWNDVVAVVLAAVALLVFLCLVTGSPDDRSWLPVSSSSGPIRNWIGVVGATIAAVLFNAVGWTAYLFPILIALIAWRVFQSDTLIPRVFRVLGYVFFAVSLSGLITLAGGYGAIVGEVAAQGTAHFIGSIGAGILLLAVFICSILLITNFTLAGFLSHFDVAWDNLRIRIDDWRDKRRDANAGQLTAAQIRAEKRKRQRIAEPETIPPTISVGEIEAMAAAAGRSAPLFEHEVIDSIPTIDSREDPYETVKVVDPEIEDIPIEVKAETDELPEEPSMDDEIDEIESIEIVSTQNYDNYKLPTSELLTEAQAPIAHKESELRGVATLLAQKTAEFNVPGKVVHIAPGPVVTTFEFKPDAGVKYSRVTGLVDDLCLALKAPSIRIDRIPGKAFVGIEVPNPKREVIYLREVIESPKFKDSDSLLTLGLGKTIDGAKYVADLAKMPHLLIAGATGAGKSVGVNTLVMSILYKAKPDEVKFIMVDPKRLELGLYADIPHLSTPIITDPKRAAVALRWAVVEMERRYKDLAGYSVRNIAGYNEKIKEYLKEGRLDDNGDPYRKLPYIVIIIDELADLMMVSGKEVEESITRLAQMARAVGIHLVLATQRPSVDVITGLIKANFPSRISFRVSSKVDSRTIIDGNGAEALLGQGDMLFLPPGNSNVTRVHGAYVDEAEIGKVVEFIKAQGRPEYDTTITKTEEELDDSGDLPGRRDPLFMDALKCVVQAKRGSTSLLQRHLRIGYGRAAAILDAMVREGYIGEMDGSTRARPVLAKAYDDLQDINEGALGDEH; translated from the coding sequence ATGAAAGTTTGCCCGACATGTAAAGAGACGTATCAGGACGACGACATTAATTTTTGTCTGGCGGACGGCACCACTTTGCTTAAGAAGCGGGGCAAGAAGGAGCCGAAGCATTCGCATTGGAACGATGTTGTTGCTGTGGTGCTGGCGGCGGTGGCGTTGCTCGTGTTCTTGTGCCTGGTGACGGGAAGCCCTGATGACAGATCGTGGCTGCCGGTTAGCTCGAGTTCGGGGCCGATCCGGAATTGGATCGGCGTGGTCGGTGCGACGATCGCGGCGGTCTTGTTCAACGCGGTCGGGTGGACGGCGTATCTTTTTCCGATATTGATCGCTTTGATCGCGTGGCGGGTTTTTCAGTCGGATACCTTGATACCACGGGTCTTTAGGGTTTTGGGCTATGTGTTCTTTGCCGTCTCGTTGTCAGGATTGATAACGCTGGCGGGCGGTTACGGGGCGATCGTCGGCGAGGTGGCGGCTCAGGGCACGGCGCATTTTATCGGGTCGATCGGGGCGGGAATTCTGTTGCTGGCCGTATTTATTTGTTCGATATTGCTGATCACAAATTTCACTCTCGCCGGATTTTTAAGCCATTTTGATGTCGCATGGGACAATCTGCGGATACGGATCGACGATTGGCGCGATAAACGCCGCGATGCGAACGCCGGACAATTGACAGCTGCACAAATTAGAGCCGAAAAGCGCAAACGCCAGCGGATCGCGGAACCCGAGACGATCCCGCCGACGATCTCAGTTGGCGAGATCGAGGCGATGGCGGCAGCAGCGGGGCGTTCGGCGCCTCTGTTTGAGCACGAGGTGATCGATTCGATACCGACCATTGACAGCCGCGAAGACCCGTACGAAACGGTCAAGGTTGTCGATCCAGAGATCGAAGATATACCAATCGAAGTAAAGGCCGAAACTGACGAATTGCCGGAAGAGCCTTCGATGGATGACGAGATCGATGAGATCGAATCGATCGAGATCGTTTCTACTCAGAATTACGACAACTACAAACTGCCCACGTCCGAACTCCTGACCGAGGCCCAGGCACCGATCGCGCATAAGGAGTCGGAACTTCGAGGCGTCGCAACATTGCTGGCGCAAAAAACGGCTGAGTTCAACGTTCCCGGCAAGGTCGTGCATATCGCTCCGGGGCCAGTAGTGACTACGTTCGAGTTCAAGCCGGATGCAGGTGTTAAGTATTCTCGCGTTACGGGCCTCGTTGACGATCTCTGTCTTGCGCTGAAGGCCCCGTCAATTCGTATTGACCGCATTCCGGGCAAAGCGTTTGTCGGGATCGAGGTGCCAAATCCGAAACGCGAGGTCATTTACCTTCGCGAGGTGATCGAGTCGCCCAAATTTAAGGACTCAGATTCGCTGTTGACGCTCGGACTCGGGAAGACGATCGACGGTGCGAAGTACGTCGCCGATCTCGCCAAAATGCCGCACCTTTTGATCGCCGGTGCGACGGGAGCGGGTAAATCGGTCGGCGTGAACACGCTCGTGATGTCGATACTATATAAGGCGAAACCGGACGAAGTGAAGTTCATAATGGTCGATCCGAAGCGACTCGAACTCGGCCTGTACGCTGACATTCCGCATCTTTCGACGCCGATCATTACCGATCCGAAACGAGCGGCCGTCGCGTTGCGTTGGGCCGTTGTCGAGATGGAACGCCGGTACAAGGACCTCGCCGGATATTCGGTCCGCAACATCGCCGGCTATAACGAAAAGATCAAGGAATATCTCAAGGAAGGCCGGCTCGACGACAACGGCGATCCTTACCGCAAGCTGCCGTACATCGTCATCATCATCGACGAACTCGCCGATCTGATGATGGTCAGCGGCAAAGAGGTCGAGGAATCGATCACGCGGCTCGCCCAGATGGCGCGTGCGGTCGGTATTCATCTGGTGCTCGCGACGCAGCGGCCTTCGGTAGATGTTATTACTGGTTTGATCAAGGCGAATTTTCCTTCGCGCATTTCGTTCCGCGTGTCGTCGAAAGTCGATTCTCGGACGATCATCGACGGTAACGGTGCCGAGGCTTTGCTGGGACAGGGCGATATGCTATTTTTGCCGCCGGGAAATTCGAATGTGACGCGCGTTCACGGAGCATACGTTGACGAAGCCGAGATCGGAAAGGTCGTCGAGTTTATCAAGGCTCAGGGCCGCCCGGAATACGACACGACCATCACCAAGACCGAAGAGGAACTCGACGACAGCGGCGATCTGCCCGGCCGCCGCGATCCGCTGTTCATGGACGCTCTCAAATGCGTCGTCCAAGCCAAACGCGGCTCGACATCGCTGCTCCAACGCCATCTCCGCATCGGCTACGGCCGAGCCGCCGCCATCCTCGACGCCATGGTCCGCGAGGGCTACATCGGCGAAATGGACGGTTCAACGCGTGCGCGTCCCGTGCTTGCCAAGGCGTACGACGATCTGCAGGATATCAATGAAGGTGCTCTTGGAGATGAACACTAG
- the purH gene encoding bifunctional phosphoribosylaminoimidazolecarboxamide formyltransferase/IMP cyclohydrolase, which produces MTELRKIARALISVSDKTGLAEFAKHLAEHNVEIISTGGTAKFLRENGLNVTDVSDVTGFPEMMDGRVKTLHPKIHGAFLALRDNPEHIASMNEHAIKPIDLVVVNLYPFEATIAKGDVNLEEAVENIDIGGPAMIRSASKNWRDVAVVTDPRLYDEIKDELNDQAGSLSLETRQRLAALAYTRTASYDLAISTYLARQLSNEDLERLEPINPLGHLSFFEAGEDDLELETTATAEPAADVQLPAYQIIELAKVTDLRYGENPHQRAALYDDGSDGGIAGAEQLHGKEMSFNNYVDAEAAWKLVRDFDELAVAIIKHTNPSGVGTGTNNVEAYKRALATDPVSAFGGIVAFNRKVEAAVAASVIEVFSEVIVAPDFDEEAIEIFRSKKNLRVLKVASTADISQISNFRPGISDLEYKQISGGFLVQDQDVHRLVFSDLNVVTKRQPSPSELNSMQLAWTVCKHVKSNAIVFANENHTLGVGAGQMNRVDSVRIAAMRAERFDLDLKGSAVASDAFFPFRDNVDEAARFGVTAIIQPGGSIKDNESIAAADEHEIAMAFTGVRHFKH; this is translated from the coding sequence ATGACCGAATTACGAAAAATCGCCCGAGCCCTTATTAGCGTTTCCGATAAAACAGGCCTCGCCGAGTTTGCCAAACATCTCGCCGAACACAATGTCGAGATCATATCGACCGGCGGCACCGCAAAATTCCTGCGCGAAAACGGCCTCAATGTAACTGATGTGTCCGATGTCACCGGCTTTCCAGAAATGATGGACGGCCGTGTAAAGACGCTGCATCCAAAGATCCACGGCGCATTTCTGGCCCTTCGCGACAACCCCGAACATATTGCTTCGATGAATGAGCACGCGATCAAGCCTATCGATCTGGTCGTTGTAAATCTCTATCCATTCGAAGCCACGATCGCCAAAGGTGACGTGAATCTCGAAGAAGCCGTCGAGAACATCGACATCGGCGGCCCGGCGATGATCCGATCGGCATCAAAAAACTGGCGGGACGTTGCCGTTGTCACCGACCCCCGACTTTACGACGAGATCAAGGATGAGTTGAACGATCAAGCAGGCTCACTGTCGCTCGAAACGCGCCAAAGGCTTGCAGCACTCGCATATACACGAACGGCAAGCTACGACCTGGCGATCTCAACTTATCTTGCTCGCCAATTGTCGAACGAAGATCTTGAACGCCTCGAGCCAATTAACCCGCTCGGCCATCTGTCATTTTTCGAGGCCGGCGAGGACGACTTAGAACTGGAAACCACAGCCACCGCAGAACCGGCCGCGGATGTGCAGCTACCCGCGTATCAAATAATTGAGCTTGCCAAGGTCACTGATCTCCGATACGGCGAAAACCCGCACCAGCGTGCCGCGCTCTACGACGATGGATCAGACGGCGGCATCGCCGGAGCTGAACAGCTCCATGGCAAGGAGATGTCATTCAATAACTACGTCGATGCAGAAGCCGCGTGGAAATTGGTCCGGGACTTCGACGAGCTCGCAGTTGCGATCATCAAACATACAAATCCGTCGGGTGTCGGCACCGGCACGAACAATGTCGAGGCATATAAGCGGGCTCTTGCGACCGACCCTGTTTCCGCATTCGGCGGCATTGTCGCGTTCAATCGAAAGGTTGAAGCCGCGGTGGCGGCTTCGGTGATCGAAGTATTTTCTGAGGTAATTGTCGCTCCCGATTTCGACGAAGAAGCAATTGAAATCTTTAGATCCAAGAAGAATCTGAGAGTACTCAAGGTCGCATCGACCGCTGACATATCTCAAATCTCGAATTTCCGACCCGGAATTTCAGATCTGGAATACAAACAGATCTCCGGCGGATTCCTCGTCCAGGACCAAGACGTCCACCGCCTCGTCTTCTCCGACCTCAACGTCGTAACCAAGCGTCAGCCGTCACCGTCAGAACTCAATTCGATGCAGTTAGCATGGACGGTCTGTAAACACGTCAAATCGAACGCGATCGTCTTTGCCAACGAAAATCATACGCTTGGCGTCGGAGCCGGCCAGATGAATCGTGTCGATTCAGTCCGTATCGCTGCGATGCGTGCCGAGCGTTTCGATCTTGATCTCAAAGGCTCAGCGGTCGCCTCGGACGCGTTCTTTCCGTTCCGCGACAACGTCGATGAAGCGGCCCGTTTCGGCGTGACCGCGATCATTCAGCCCGGCGGATCGATCAAAGACAACGAATCGATCGCCGCCGCGGACGAACACGAAATTGCGATGGCCTTCACCGGCGTTCGCCATTTCAAACATTGA
- a CDS encoding ComEC/Rec2 family competence protein, with amino-acid sequence MPTDRRASNFNRNAVLWLAGAFAVGILTANFAGVDLRAAVGASVVFAVLAYVFKTQQFATLLIFTAFAFAGAASLNIEKSGVAADRLRLLYDNGTIKSGEPVEIEGVMVRGREPTVDGDLITFRAETLRIRNEDLKVSGKVRLFVQNGKNPFEISKLGSETPEAEFDISAAEPTSLLVGPKPSDLKYGSRIRVSTKLEREDNFLNPGVISRLQMLDRLEIDASGSVKSGLLIEHLADESVFVPLAWVYDQREKLIDSFRRNLSQRAAGVMIASLLGDKYFLDKETADLFRDGGTFHILVISGLHITFIGGMLLLIIRRVSRNRPAQFVLTNGVLWAYTLAVGADVPVVRAAVMFTVISFSHVIYRQSSLLNSLGVCALMLLVWRPTELFDPSFQLTFVSVAAIVACAYPLIEMLRKIGRWTPTAAMPFPPDVPKRLARLCETLYWNSDEWRIEAKSYVWTARLSKSPYLSGKIIGGGQRAIRYLFEGILVSLIVQIWMLPLTVVYFHRVSIASVVLNLWVGVFIAIESFAAVIGAVISYFGDALARPFFAAAEISDWLMLALPRMFSDNGWASFRLPAYSAAGAFVYFLYFVPIIFLAVLLSRWKPFELKADSRILGRRLLVPAFAAFVVLSFAIVFHPFSSPTADGRLHVDFLDVGQGDAALVTFPDGRTLLVDGGGKMNYRSDDDGEEPFVRDVRDIGEAVVSEYLWHRGFSRIDHILATHADADHIQGLTDVAKNFAIGSAIFGRMSAEDPDHAELADVLRRRGISATNIYRGDVLHFGEVIVEVLYPPEADESNLRSENNNSVVLRIIFGNRKFLLTGDIEHIAESALTAADLSADLVKVPHHGSRTSSTQSFIDTVRANYAVVSVGRTSPFGHPHADVVGRWKAGGAQVLVTGERGTISVSTNGVDLEVKRFLSE; translated from the coding sequence ATGCCCACGGATCGTAGAGCTTCCAATTTCAATCGCAACGCGGTGTTGTGGCTCGCTGGTGCTTTTGCAGTTGGGATATTGACGGCGAATTTCGCCGGGGTCGATTTGCGCGCTGCAGTCGGGGCATCGGTCGTTTTCGCGGTTCTCGCGTACGTTTTCAAAACACAACAATTTGCGACTTTGCTGATATTTACGGCGTTTGCATTTGCCGGAGCGGCATCGCTCAACATCGAGAAGAGCGGTGTTGCGGCGGATAGACTGCGTTTGCTGTACGACAACGGCACGATCAAGAGCGGCGAGCCTGTAGAGATCGAAGGTGTTATGGTCCGGGGCCGAGAGCCGACGGTTGACGGCGATCTTATCACCTTTCGGGCGGAAACATTGCGGATTCGAAACGAAGATCTCAAGGTATCCGGTAAGGTTCGGCTGTTTGTACAGAACGGTAAAAACCCATTTGAAATTTCAAAATTAGGATCTGAAACGCCTGAGGCGGAATTTGATATTTCGGCGGCAGAGCCTACCAGTCTTTTGGTAGGCCCAAAGCCGTCAGATCTGAAATACGGCTCGCGGATCCGTGTTTCCACCAAACTCGAACGCGAGGATAATTTTCTCAACCCAGGAGTGATCTCGCGGCTGCAGATGCTCGACCGGCTCGAGATCGATGCGAGCGGGTCGGTGAAGAGCGGTTTACTGATCGAGCACCTGGCGGATGAGAGTGTCTTTGTGCCGCTGGCTTGGGTCTATGACCAGCGGGAGAAGTTGATCGATTCGTTTCGGCGGAACCTGAGTCAGCGAGCGGCGGGTGTGATGATCGCTTCGCTGCTCGGGGACAAATATTTTCTCGACAAAGAAACGGCAGACCTGTTTCGCGATGGCGGGACGTTTCATATTCTGGTCATTTCGGGGTTGCATATTACATTTATTGGCGGAATGCTGTTGTTGATAATTAGGCGTGTTTCGCGGAATCGCCCAGCACAGTTTGTGTTGACGAATGGCGTTTTGTGGGCGTACACGCTGGCGGTCGGTGCGGATGTTCCGGTAGTGCGGGCGGCGGTGATGTTCACGGTGATATCGTTTTCGCACGTCATCTACCGGCAATCGAGTTTGCTCAATTCGCTCGGTGTTTGCGCTCTTATGCTTCTGGTTTGGCGGCCGACGGAGTTGTTCGATCCTTCGTTTCAACTAACGTTTGTGAGTGTGGCGGCGATCGTGGCATGTGCATATCCGCTGATCGAGATGCTGAGAAAGATCGGACGCTGGACGCCGACGGCGGCGATGCCTTTTCCGCCGGACGTGCCGAAGCGGCTCGCCCGCCTTTGCGAGACGCTTTATTGGAATTCTGACGAGTGGCGGATCGAGGCGAAAAGCTATGTTTGGACCGCAAGGCTCTCAAAATCGCCATATTTATCCGGTAAGATCATTGGCGGCGGTCAGCGTGCGATCAGGTATTTGTTTGAGGGAATTTTGGTGTCGCTGATCGTGCAGATCTGGATGCTGCCGCTGACAGTTGTCTATTTTCATCGTGTTTCGATCGCATCGGTCGTGTTGAACTTGTGGGTCGGTGTGTTCATCGCTATCGAGAGTTTTGCGGCGGTGATCGGTGCGGTGATCAGTTATTTCGGCGATGCGTTGGCTCGTCCATTCTTTGCGGCCGCGGAGATATCGGACTGGTTGATGCTCGCATTGCCGCGAATGTTTTCGGATAACGGCTGGGCCAGTTTTCGGCTGCCGGCATATTCGGCTGCGGGAGCTTTCGTTTACTTTTTGTACTTTGTGCCGATTATCTTTTTGGCGGTCTTGCTCAGCCGGTGGAAGCCGTTCGAGTTAAAGGCTGACTCGCGGATCCTTGGCCGCCGACTTCTGGTCCCAGCGTTCGCGGCGTTTGTAGTATTATCCTTCGCCATCGTATTTCATCCATTTAGTTCGCCGACGGCGGATGGGCGATTGCATGTTGATTTTCTGGATGTCGGGCAGGGCGATGCTGCGTTGGTGACGTTTCCGGACGGACGAACACTGCTGGTTGACGGCGGCGGGAAGATGAATTATAGATCGGACGATGACGGCGAAGAGCCTTTCGTTCGAGATGTTCGCGACATTGGCGAGGCGGTGGTTTCGGAATATTTGTGGCATCGGGGATTTTCGCGGATCGATCATATCCTGGCAACACACGCGGATGCCGATCATATTCAGGGATTGACCGATGTGGCTAAAAACTTTGCAATAGGCTCAGCAATTTTTGGCCGTATGTCGGCCGAGGATCCGGACCATGCGGAGCTCGCAGATGTTTTGCGTCGGCGTGGAATCTCAGCGACAAATATCTATCGCGGCGATGTATTGCATTTTGGCGAAGTGATCGTTGAGGTGCTCTATCCGCCCGAGGCAGACGAATCGAATTTGAGATCGGAAAATAACAACTCGGTCGTCTTACGTATTATTTTTGGAAACCGCAAATTCCTGTTGACCGGCGACATCGAACACATTGCCGAATCTGCATTGACCGCCGCCGACCTTTCTGCCGATCTTGTAAAAGTGCCGCATCACGGCAGCCGGACATCTTCGACACAGTCATTTATCGATACGGTTCGGGCAAACTATGCAGTCGTCTCGGTCGGGCGGACATCACCTTTTGGGCATCCACACGCGGATGTTGTTGGCCGTTGGAAAGCTGGCGGAGCTCAAGTGTTGGTGACCGGTGAGCGAGGGACGATATCGGTTTCGACGAACGGGGTCGACCTCGAAGTGAAGAGGTTTCTCTCCGAATAG
- a CDS encoding DUF1990 domain-containing protein, whose amino-acid sequence MTIFRPPRHIPPARLGVGIEVFEHGKTAIREWKMFDLGWVELISSDIPIETGQTVAILVSHYGFYSLNAARIVYTINEPNKFGFAYGTLTEHGEIGEERFSVEYNADSDEVWYDIFAFSRPAALLAKIGYPISRSLQKAFAQDSKMAMQRAVSQAKNS is encoded by the coding sequence ATGACCATTTTCCGGCCGCCCCGGCACATACCGCCCGCAAGGCTCGGAGTCGGCATCGAGGTATTCGAGCACGGCAAAACTGCGATCCGCGAATGGAAAATGTTCGACCTCGGTTGGGTCGAATTGATAAGCAGCGACATACCTATCGAAACAGGACAAACCGTGGCTATTCTCGTCAGTCACTACGGATTTTATTCGCTCAATGCCGCTCGGATCGTTTATACGATCAACGAACCGAACAAATTTGGATTTGCATACGGCACGCTGACCGAACACGGCGAGATCGGCGAAGAGCGATTTTCCGTCGAATATAACGCCGATTCCGACGAAGTCTGGTACGACATTTTCGCTTTTTCCCGTCCCGCGGCGTTACTCGCCAAGATCGGCTATCCGATCAGCCGTTCGCTCCAAAAGGCCTTTGCTCAAGATTCAAAAATGGCTATGCAAAGAGCCGTCAGCCAGGCCAAGAATTCGTGA
- a CDS encoding tetratricopeptide repeat protein — MAVVLSRRQGASTTAAQMSETDSLLAQARTQVKNGNDDEAMATLRRVLASEPMSAESYLLLGKIHLRRGDIEQAISSFKTSVFWDNRLVDAHVSLGKIYVEKGDCLQAKNYAASAKEINGENQDVIALQRLSDRCSK, encoded by the coding sequence GTGGCGGTCGTGCTCAGCCGTCGGCAGGGAGCTTCGACGACGGCCGCACAGATGAGCGAAACCGACAGCCTGCTCGCACAGGCACGTACGCAGGTCAAGAACGGCAACGACGACGAAGCAATGGCGACGCTCCGCCGGGTGCTGGCGAGCGAACCTATGTCCGCCGAGAGCTATTTGCTGCTAGGAAAGATCCATCTGCGGCGAGGAGACATCGAACAGGCGATCTCGTCATTTAAAACGTCGGTGTTTTGGGATAACCGTCTGGTCGATGCCCACGTCAGCCTCGGCAAGATCTATGTCGAAAAGGGCGATTGCTTACAGGCAAAGAATTACGCAGCATCGGCAAAGGAGATCAATGGGGAGAATCAGGACGTGATAGCGTTACAAAGGTTGTCAGATCGATGTTCGAAATAG